In the Phaseolus vulgaris cultivar G19833 chromosome 7, P. vulgaris v2.0, whole genome shotgun sequence genome, one interval contains:
- the LOC137829197 gene encoding uncharacterized protein — MDNDNHWSMYFENIEMSNTNDMNPDVVDVTHVRVKVPQADAPCFRGRKDWPTQNVFAACDFDMKFTYVLAGWEGTTSDSRILKDVFVREDPLVIPEGKYYLGDANFMLKAQVITPYRRVRYHLKDGIEPHYFVDTMTDIVLACRILHNFLCGVDNDDCLLEEVDCELMQGDIDVSHSQTREDDYRLESQIRDTIANEMWTGFIMDHGK; from the exons ATGGATAACGATAATCATTGGTCTATGTATTTCGAAAATATCGAGATGTCTAACACGAATGACATGAATCCCGATGTAGTTG ATGTCACACACGTCCGTGTTAAAGTTCCCCAAGCTGATGCTCCTTGTTTTCGTGGAAGAAAAGACTGGCCAACACAAAACGTATTTGCTGCTTGTGATTTTGACATGAAATTCACATATGTTCTTGCCGGGTGGGAAGGAACAACCTCTGATTCCAGGATATTGAAGGATGTGTTTGTACGAGAGGATCCATTGGTCATTCCGGAAG GCAAATACTACCTTGGAGATGCGAATTTTATGCTCAAAGCCCAGGTTATAACTCCATATCGCAGAGTTCGATACCATCTAAAAGA CGGAATAGAGCCTCATTACTTTGTGGACACTATGACCGATATTGTTTTAGCATGTCGTATTCTTCATAACTTTCTTTGTGGGGTGGATAATGATGATTGTTTGTTGGAAGAAGTTGACTGTGAGTTGATGCAAGGAGATATAGATGTGTCACACTCGCAAACTCGTGAGGATGACTACAGGCTCGAGTCACAAATTAGGGATACTATAGCGAATGAAATGTGGACAG gTTTTATCATGGATCACGGGAAGTGA
- the LOC137828026 gene encoding uncharacterized protein, translating into MSGAPKRSHEESVYPSSKHPHEDSGTYSKLVSSSVSNEYHMPYDINQDSRVAKAPRTEFRDADRRSPLHPVYQISSSLSDSHADHPIGPENRTESRDAKDIRDIRLENRDTKTEKKELYGEARRDPPSAKSEKDVRVEGKGDDNKDIRHDRDSHSDLKGDIKTEKDGYNVVSSHLNWKDSKEYHRGKRYSDAPSGSLDTWQILRGNTQGSVEVGKDSSTTEERDFVEAHEAVAENKVDPKGDDRTKEKDRKRKEVKHRDWGDREKERSDRRNSTQVSSSIGDCKEPAKEDRDVERLEKEKKDLSKEKENLREREKDQMKRELLNGMEKEISNNEKEPVDGLAKLPEHGILLPEQKKQKDVDSWKNVDREAREKRKEREADLEGDKSDKRSRCLDKEANDGCADGEGVMEKEREVYNYSSQQHRKRIQRSRGSPQVPNREPRFRSCAQDNDGSQGKIEVSSVVYKVGESMQELIKLWKEYESSQSQIEKNGESSNNGPTLEIRIPSEHVTATNRQVRGGQLWGTDVYTYDSDLVAVLMHTGYCRPTASPPPMAIQELRVTVRVLPPQDCYISTLRNNVRSRAWGAAIGCSYRVERCCIVKKGGGTIDLEPCLTHTSAIEPTLAPVTIERTMTTRAAASNALRQQRFVREVTIQYNLCNEPWVKYSISIVADKGLKRPLYTSARLKKGEVMYLETHLSRYELCFTGEKMVKATPATQMHDPKSQNHHAHSANGEKNDCENVLIDAFRWSRCKKPLPQKVMRTIGIPLPLEHIEVLEESLDWEDVQWSQTGVWIAGKEYALARVHFLSMN; encoded by the exons ATGAGTGGCGCACCTAAGAGATCTCATGAAGAGTCTGTTTATCCATCTTCGAAGCACCCGCATGAAGATTCTGGTACATATTCGAAGTTGGTTTCATCATCAGTTTCAAATGAATACCACATGCCTTATGATATAAATCAGGATTCACGGGTGGCAAAAGCACCCCGAACTGAGTTTCGCGATGCAGATAGACGATCTCCACTTCATCCTGTGTATCAGATATCTTCATCTTTAAGTGACTCTCATGCAGATCATCCTATTGGTCCGGAGAACAGGACAGAATCAAGGGATGCCAAGGATATTAGAGACATCCGGTTAGAGAATCGTGATACAAAGACAGAAAAAAAGGAATTGTATGGTGAAGCAAGAAGGGATCCTCCAAGTGCTAAGAGTGAAAAGGATGTGCGTGTAGAAGGTAAAGGAGATGACAACAAAGATATTAGGCATGATCGAGATAGTCATAGTGATCTTAAAGGTGACATCAAGACAGAGAAAGATGGTTATAATGTGGTTAGCAGTCACTTGAATTGGAAAGATTCAAAAGAGTACCATCGAGGAAAAAGATATTCTGATGCTCCTAGTGGGAGTTTGGACACATGGCAAATTTTACGGGGAAATACGCAAGGTTCAGTTGAGGTTGGGAAGGACAGTTCAACAACAGAAGAAAGGGATTTTGTCGAAGCTCATGAAGCTGTTGCAGAGAACAAAGTTGATCCTAAAGGTGATGATAGAACTAAAGAGAAAGACAGAAAGAGGAAGGAAGTGAAGCATCGGGACTGGGGAGATAGGGAAAAAGAAAGAAGTGATCGTAGAAACAGTACACAAGTTAGCAGTAGTATTGGTGACTGcaaagaacctgctaaggaagatAGAGATGTAGAAAGgttagagaaggagaaaaaagatctttcaaaagagaaagaaaatttaAGAGAGAGGGAAAAAGATCAAATGAAGAGGGAATTGTTGAATGGAATGGAGAAAGAGATTTCAAATAACGAGAAGGAACCTGTTGATGGATTGGCCAAACTTCCTGAACATGGAATTCTGTTACCAGAGCAGAAGAAACAAAAAGATGTTGATAGCTGGAAAAATGTAGACAGAGAAGCtagagagaagagaaaagaaagggagGCTGATTTAGAAGGAGACAAGTCTGATAAGCGTAGTAGGTGTCTTGACAAGGAAGCAAATGATGGGTGTGCTGATGGAGAAGGGGTGATGGAGAAGGAGAGAGAGGTCTATAATTATAGTAGTCAGCAGCACCGCAAGAGAATACAACGATCTAGAGGGAGCCCTCAGGTGCCTAACCGGGAGCCTCGATTCAGATCTTGTGCCCAAGACAATGATGG GTCTCAAG GTAAAATAGAAGTTTCTTCTGTTGTTTACAAAGTTGGTGAAAGCATGCAAGAGCTGATAAAATTGTGGAAGGAATATGAATCATCTCAAtctcaaatagaaaaaaatggtgAAAGCTCTAATAATGGTCCCACTCTGGAAATTCGGATACCATCTGAGCATGTCACGGCTACAAACCGCCAA GTCAGAGGTGGCCAGCTTTGGGGGACTGATGTGTACACATACGATTCAGATCTTGTTGCTG TTCTAATGCATACAGGTTACTGTCGCCCAACAGCGTCTCCACCTCCTATGGCCATACAAGAATTGCGTGTGACTGTTCGTGTGCTACCTCCTCAAGATT GCTATATTTCTACACTGAGAAACAATGTACGTTCCCGAGCTTGGGGTGCAGCGATTGGCTGTAGTTATAGAGTTGAGCGGTGTTGCATCGTGAAG AAAGGAGGTGGAACTATTGATCTTGAACCTTGCCTTACACATACATCAGCTATTGAACCCACCCTTGCTCCAGTGACTATTGAGAGGACAATGACTACCAGGGCTGCAGCTTCG AATGCATTGCGGCAACAAAGATTTGTTCGAGAAGTCACAATACAGTACAATCTCTGCAATGAACCTTG GGTCAAATATAGTATAAGCATTGTTGCTGACAAGGGTTTAAAAAGGCCCCTCTACACATCTGCTCGTTTGAAGAAGGGAGAAGTAATGTATTTGGAGACACATTTGTCCAG ATACGAACTTTGTTTTACTGGAGAGAAGATGGTCAAGGCTACACCAGCAACTCAGATGCATGACCCTAAGTCTCAAAATCACCACGCACATTCTGCAAATGGTGAAAAGAATGATTGTGAGAATGTCTTGATTGACGCATTCCGTTGGTCTCGTTGTAAGAAGCCTCTGCCACAGAAAGTGATGCGTACAATTGGCATCCCTCTGCCTCTTGAACATATTGAG GTACTGGAGGAAAGTTTGGACTGGGAAGATGTACAATGGTCGCAGACTGGTGTCTGGATTGCTGGAAAGGAATATGCCTTGGCACGGGTGCATTTCTTGTCAATGAATTAA
- the LOC137828810 gene encoding uncharacterized protein, whose protein sequence is MAYVDEDGSSDSGEDVHMLDGHKRHQVVVPSGSGGRKRSRKANGDAIVEAMLEIAAASKMRANAILKNEDRFSISKCIKVLDELQGVDEQLYFLALDLFENNSSAREIFISLKGEKRLPWLQCKLSAPP, encoded by the coding sequence ATGGCTTATGTGGATGAGGATGGCTCTTCTGACTCTGGAGAAGACGTGCATATGTTGGATGGACACAAGCGTCACCAGGTTGTTGTGCCGTCTGGTTCCGGTGGCCGAAAGCGAAGCCGTAAGGCTAACGGCGATGCCATTGTGGAGGCCATGCTGGAGATTGCTGCTGCTTCAAAGATGAGGGCCAATGCAATTTTGAAGAATGAGGACAGGTTCTCCATAAGCAAGTGCATTAAGGTGTTGGATGAGTTGCAAGGGGTTGATGAACAGCTCTACTTTCTTGCTTTGGATCTGTTTGAGAACAACTCGAGTGCCCGTGAGATTTTCATCTCACTCAAGGGAGAGAAGAGGTTGCCATGGTTGCAGTGCAAGTTGAGTGCCCCCCCATAG
- the LOC137829533 gene encoding uncharacterized protein, with translation MRTPTFLRRLPIRHLQPKAPTKVAPLPQKTRFDRKLAAELDTLRSQDEFGLPQLLDAAITTQKIASDSLVNICYKDCADRGAVDKYLEDNVEILDACNYFMDKMEHIDKYVDSLRVVLHLADKGGAGKPTTRALELLESCQSMEKRCKAMENHGDSCLKKMLQQKLCHETELSEVMCGSKAMALMSCRFLEVGLSFDPKRGLPLMKMSEATSSWLRMLQELEKQAEGSAEKKKVQRSRCWSSLLMQTEAAARELKEQMKGKKEKEMKYAVERLKISCRELENGVEIIEERVKSLYKSLIDVRMTLLGILSHPTHTL, from the coding sequence ATGAGAACACCAACCTTCCTAAGGAGACTCCCCATACGCCACCTTCAGCCAAAAGCACCAACTAAGGTGGCGCCTTTGCCGCAAAAAACCCGCTTTGACCGGAAACTTGCGGCGGAGCTCGACACCCTCCGGTCACAAGACGAATTTGGGCTGCCCCAGTTGCTTGATGCTGCTATCACCACACAGAAAATAGCCTCAGATTCTCTTGTGAACATTTGTTACAAAGACTGTGCTGATCGTGGTGCTGTTGATAAGTACCTAGAAGACAATGTTGAGATTCTTGATGCATGCAATTATTTTATGGACAAAATGGAACACATCGATAAGTACGTGGACTCATTGAGGGTGGTTTTGCATTTGGCTGATAAGGGTGGTGCTGGAAAGCCTACAACTCGTGCTTTGGAACTTTTGGAGTCCTGCCAAAGCATGGAAAAGAGGTGCAAAGCTATGGAGAACCACGGTGACTCTTGTTTGAAGAAGATGTTGCAGCAAAAGCTGTGTCATGAAACCGAACTGAGTGAGGTTATGTGTGGGTCTAAAGCCATGGCCTTGATGTCCTGCAGGTTTCTTGAGGTTGGTCTATCGTTTGATCCAAAACGTGGACTGCCCCTGATGAAGATGTCTGAGGCTACGAGTTCTTGGTTGAGGATGTTGCAGGAGTTGGAAAAACAAGCAGAAGGGAGTGCTGAGAAGAAGAAGGTGCAGAGAAGCAGATGTTGGTCATCTTTGTTGATGCAGACAGAGGCTGCAGCTAGAGAATTGAAGGAGCAGATGAAGggtaaaaaggaaaaagagatGAAGTATGCTGTTGAGAGACTAAAGATAAGCTGCAGGGAACTGGAGAATGGGGTTGAAATTATTGAGGAAAGAGTGAAGAGTTTGTACAAAAGTTTGATTGATGTTAGGATGACTTTGTTGGGGATTCTTTCCCACCCTACACACACTCTCTAG